Within Ramlibacter henchirensis, the genomic segment CGATCTCGTAGTTGCTGTGCACGTGCTGCAGCACGGCGGCCAGGCGCTCCAGGCCCATGCCGGTGTCCACGCAGGGCGCGGGCAGCTTCTTCACGCTGCCGTCCGGCTGCATGTCGAACTGCATGAACACGTGGTTCCAGATCTCGATGTAGCGGTCGCCGTCCGCGTCAGGCGATCCGGGCGGGCCGCCTGCGATGCCAGGGCCGTGGTCGTAGAAGATCTCCGAACAGGGACCGCAGGGGCCGGTGTCGGCCATCATCCAGAAGTTGTCGCTCGCGTAGCGGGCGCCCTTGTTGTCTCCGATGCGCACGACGCGCTCGGCGGGCAGGCCGATCTCCCGGGTCCAGATGTCGTAAGCCTCGTCGTCCTCCTGGTACACCGTGGCCCAGAGCCTGTCCTTGGGCAGCTTGTAGACCTCGGTCAGCAGCTCCCAGCCCCACTTGAGCGATTCGCGCTTGAAGTAGTCGCCGAAGCTCCAGTTGCCCAGCATCTCGAAGAAGGTGTGGTGCCGCGCCGTGTAGCCCACGTTCTCCAGGTCGTTGTGCTTGCCGCCGGCGCGCAGGCACGCCTGCACCGAAGCCGCGCGCACATACGGCCGCTTGTCGGTGCCGAGGAACACGTCCTTGAACTGCACCATCCCGGAGTTGGTGAACATCAGCGTCGGGTCGTTGCCCGGCACGAGCGGGCTGGACTCGACCACCGTGTGGCCCTTGCTGGCGAAGAAGTCCAGGAAGGTCTTGCGGATTTCGGCGACGGTGGCGGGCGGCTTGGAGGAAGGCATGGCGGTCGGGGTGGGCTGCGGGCGCTTCACCCGGAGCGGAAAGGGGCCCGCGCACGCGCGCGGGCGAAGCTCGGGATTATAGGTTTCGAGCCTTCTCCCGCCCTTGGACAGGGCCGCGTCAGGCCGGCGCGGGCGCCGGCGGCCGCGCGCTGCGCGAGAAGGCGAACAGCATCTGCGTGATGCCCGCCGCGAGCCCCACCGCCACCCCGATCCGCCAGGCCAGCGTGTAATTGCCCAGCGCGTCGTACAGCAGGCCGCCGCCGTACGCCCCCACGAAGCTGCCGAACTGGTGGCTGACGAACGCCACGCCGACCAGCAGCGCCTGCCACTTCAGGCCGAAGCGCTCGACGATCCAGCCGGCCACCAGCGGGCTGACGCCCAGCCACAGGAAGCCCATGACCGAGGCGAACACCAGCGTGCCCGCCGGCGTCGGCAGCGCCATGAAGTACCAGACCAGGGTGAGGGAGCGCAGCGTGTAGATCAGCCCGAGCAGCAGCAGCTTGTTCCAGCGCCCGCCGGCCCAGCCGAAGAACAGGCTGCCCAGCACGTTGAATGCGCCGATGCAGCCCAGCGCCTGCGCGCTGAGCATCGGGTCCATGCCGCAGATCTCCAGGTAGGCCGGCAGGTGCGTGGTCAGGAAGATCAGCTGCATGCCGCAGACGAAATACGCGATGGCCATGACGACGAAGGGCAGGCTGCGGAACGCGTCGCGAAGCGCGGCCCCGGCGCTTGCGTCCGAAGCCGCCGCGGGCGCGGGCGGCGCCGCATCGCCCTTGCTCGCCATCCAGGCCGCCGGCAGCATCACCAGCGCCATGACGGCGAACCCGGCCAGGCCGATGCGCCAGCCCTGCGCCTGCATCAGCAACTGGCCCACGGGCGCGGCGATCATCGCGCCCAGCGAACCCGCCGCCGAGACGATGCCCAGCACGGTGCTGCGCACGGCGGGCGGCACGGCGCGGGCGGCCACCGCCATCGCCAGGGCCGGCCCGGTGCAGGACATCGCCAGGCCGATCGCCAGGCCGGCGCCCACGACGACCGGCAGCAGCCCGTTGGCCCCGGCAAGCAGCACGAGCCCGCCCAGGTACACCACGCCGCCGGCGATCATCAGCGGCCGGTAGCCCACGCGGACGGCCAGCACGCCGGCGAAAGGTTGCAGGAACCCCCACGCGAGGTTCTGCACGGCGATGGCGAGCGTGAAGTCCGCGACCTGGATGCCGACGTCGCGCGTCAGGTTCGGCATGAAGATGCCCAGGCTTTGCCGCAGGCCCATGGCCAGGCTCAGCATCAGCGACGCCCCGATCAGGATCGGGAAGACGGGGCGCAGCGCGGTCAAGCGGCTCATGCAAGCTCCTTGGGTGACCGCCAGTCTAGGTGGAGGCTGATGCCGGACTACCATTGCCGCCTTCCTGCTGCAGCCGGAGACAACGACATGGACATGAAGACCTCCCCCCTCGCCCTGCTGAACGACGCCACGCTGCTCAAGACGGACGCCCTCATCGACGGCGAATGGCTCAAGGGCCCCGCCCGCTTCGACGTGCACGACCCGGCCACCGGGCAGAAGCTGGCCGACGTCGCCAACCTCGGTCCGAAGGAGGCCGAGCAGGCGATCGCCGCGGCCAACGCCGCCTGGCCCGCGTGGCGCTTGAAGACGGGCAAGGAGCGCAGCATCCTGCTGCGCAGATGGTTCGACCTGCTGATGGCGAACCAGGAAGACCTGGGCCGGCTCATGACCGCCGAGCAGGGCAAGCCCTTCCCCGAAGCGAAGGGCGAGGTGGCCTATGGCGCCAGCTTCGTCGAGTGGTTCGCCG encodes:
- a CDS encoding MFS transporter, which gives rise to MSRLTALRPVFPILIGASLMLSLAMGLRQSLGIFMPNLTRDVGIQVADFTLAIAVQNLAWGFLQPFAGVLAVRVGYRPLMIAGGVVYLGGLVLLAGANGLLPVVVGAGLAIGLAMSCTGPALAMAVAARAVPPAVRSTVLGIVSAAGSLGAMIAAPVGQLLMQAQGWRIGLAGFAVMALVMLPAAWMASKGDAAPPAPAAASDASAGAALRDAFRSLPFVVMAIAYFVCGMQLIFLTTHLPAYLEICGMDPMLSAQALGCIGAFNVLGSLFFGWAGGRWNKLLLLGLIYTLRSLTLVWYFMALPTPAGTLVFASVMGFLWLGVSPLVAGWIVERFGLKWQALLVGVAFVSHQFGSFVGAYGGGLLYDALGNYTLAWRIGVAVGLAAGITQMLFAFSRSARPPAPAPA